The Microplitis demolitor isolate Queensland-Clemson2020A chromosome 9, iyMicDemo2.1a, whole genome shotgun sequence genomic sequence AAGTGTCTTGTTTACGATTTAATACAACTTCATTCGTTCTGTTTGTAATTAGTgcaatgaatattaaattaattattattttagttatttatagtgagtatttaataattaagagaTACGATAATTTTAGGGGGTAATTTGGTGACATTGAGTATTCATCTAGgaacaaattttgttgactATTTAAGtgggaaaataatatattgaacaATTAATTGTGActgtgtcaatttaaaaaaaaatattctaatacGAATATTAGAGTGACCCCCGAAAAACtgcttttttcaaattttatataaaatttttttggattattgttttaaaaatcatctccAAAAATTAGCTgaacgataaatttttaagggttcgctcaaaaatttcgaaaattccaaaaatgtcGAAACTACTAGTTCAGAAATTGTTttggattttcaaaatttgtgagcgacctcttagaaatattttattgagctGATGTTAGGAGAGGGATTTTGTCGGAATTgtgacactttttttttagggaatttatttatttatttatttaagaaaaaaaaatttttaggtttcGATTCAATTTTCGGAGGAGGAATtgacgttgaaaaaaaaattagaaaattgagAGGAGATTTAGGTGAATATGGAGATTGTGATGATGAAGAGGAAGAAAGTATTGTGAGGATTAAGTGGGAAGGAAATGGTAATTTTGGTAAAAGATTTACTGTCTCTAGTGAAATTAGTTCCGCTGAATCAGAGGTTCCATTACCGATACTAGAACCGCCGTTTCATTATTATTCGTCGTCGATAAATGATTTTGAGCGGGAAGGTCCTAAGAGTGCAAGGGGTGGATTCCAAATGAATTTCAAGGGAGGAAATTATAGTGAAAGTGGTGGAAAATTAAGGATTTACGAAATTACTACGGGAGTGTCATTGAGTGCAGACGAAGGCAGTGTACTGAGGGGAAATAAAGAAGAGGATTTGAGAGGAATTCAGGATGGGAATGAGGAAAGTAGAAAATTTGGTGACaagaaaaacgaaaattttggaaaatggGAAAGTGATACTAGTTTCAAAAACTTCGAGGAGAggaaaaatgttgaaaaaccggaaaatgaagaaaattttaattcatggaaaagtaatggaaattttggaaaagtggaaaatgaagaaaattctGGTAACTGGAGAAACGATGAAAATTTtgggaaaagaaaaaatgaagggaattttagaaaatggaaaaataatgaaaatttcgaGAAAGTGGAAAATGTAGAACATTTTGGGAAATGGCTAAGTGATGAAAGATTtggaaataatgaaaattttgaaaaattggaaaattatcGTAAAGAAAACAACAATAGTTATTTTGGTAAATCGGAAaactatgaaaatttgaaaaacgaagatactaaaaataattttggaaaattaggAAATGAAgatacaagaaaaaataacattagtGCAAATATTGAAAAAGTGGAAAATAGaagtaattttggaaaatggGAAAGTCAAAATGCTGAATACAAtggaaacaataaaaattttgaagaagtCAACAGTCAAAATTCTGGGCAATTTTATGATAGTCCTGAGAAATTCGGGAATCATAAAAACTTtggaaataaagaaaattttggaaCATGGGATAGCAATAAAAGGTTAAATTACGATAAGAAAATTAGAAATGATGAAAATGTAGGAAAAACAGAAAAaccattttttggaaattttcaaaatgaaaattattttggaaaatgGGAAAACGACAATAAATTTGtcagaaatgaaaattttggagATTTCCAAGACGATGGAAATttaagaaagtttaaaaataatccggatttaaaagtattaagaattgatgaaaatccaaaaaattttccaaataatGACGATTATAAACCGTtccaaaattttagaaatttcggAACTGGTCAAAGtttaaaagtattgaaaattgatgaaaattcgCGAAATTTCgaaagtaatgaaaatttcaaacggacccaaaataataaaaactttggaAATGGTCAAAgcttaaaagtttttaaaattgggGATAATTTCGAGCGATTTCCTGCCccaaaaaatttaccaaaattcGAAAATAGCGATACCCTAAAAGTACTGAAAATCGACGAAAACCGCGAAAATTTCCGTTCTACCGGAAAATTTCATGATGGCGTGAAAATTAACATGGAAAATTTAGagaatattcataattttgaaaaatctaaagttaCAATTCAAAATACAAATGGCGGATGGTTCgacaataaaattcaaaataataatttcaacaaTGACgactttaagaaaattaatgaaggtgttggaaaattaaaaaattttgataattttggcCGGGATCAAAAACCCGGAAATCGTAacaaaaatgataatgaaagtaaagaaaatgatgaaaatgagcagacaaaattaaatgtttggGATCCAAGCAAATCAGTCATAAAATCGCGACCAACGCAATCGCTCAGTGTAATCAAAGCCAATCAATTGAAAACTTACCCGACAAGGGGAAACCGCAAGTATCAACACCACACATCTGAAAGTGACGAAATTACCTCTGAAAGGCGAAACTCCTGGGGATTTTCTCGAGAAAAAtatctaagaaaaaaaacagcCCACAATAACGGTGTCAATCATTTCAGATATATTGgttagtatttatatatttaattaaatatatgtttagctattatttgatttttttacagacAAAAATAGTGTCCCAGTAGCTGTTCTTTAACCCTAGACTGGCCACAAAAAGTAATAACCGGTTTAGGGGGGCCATCTTTTGCCCCACCCACCCCTAAttctttatagaaaattcacatttttcaaacgataaaaaatagaCATCAGGAACTGAGATACGGCTACTTACCGGACCAGTgactttatttcattaaattaaagaaaaattactgaaaaaaaattttgcagaTTCGAATGACAAATTTGGCGCTATTCCTGGAGTACCTGGAAGAGACTACCCAATAAATACAGAAAATAAGTCGAGTACTTCTAAGAAATTTACTTGTCCAATACGCACGAAGACTCATATTTATATCGCTGATCGATCTTCCCGCTGCCAAGTAATGTTTTGATCATTATattacgaattttaaaaaaaaattgttctagAAATCAGCTTTGTATAagttaatacatttttttctagataTTTTACGTATGCTACGCTAACAATCCAGCCGTGCAGATGGTCTGTCCAGATGGTACGCTTTTCAATCAGCAACTGCAAGTATGTGATTGGTGGTTCAATGTCATATGTTAATAAacgggttttatttttttttacagcaatatttaattttaattttaagtagcTCTAATTGATAATGCtctaaaattgttaataaaaaattatctttctgtaattaacataaatttaaactggTGTTATTATTCGAAGTTTAGatgagaaaagaaaattacgtATAATACTATTTTACAAGCGTGTGAAACATGTTTGAATTAGATAAAGCATTCGATTGGAAATTGGAATCTAATGATTCGAATATATTCGATTAATtcgacaaaataaaataagttgataaaatagaataattcaaagtttttaatacATCGATGTAATAGAATAATTCGATGAAGTCAAGCTGGAACCCGTATGGAAAAACCGTATTCTgtcgataatatataaaaaaaatggtgaaTAACTGAACATATGTGGCggcaaaattataaatattgattaatacacagaaaaaaaggatatcttggcgtaagaaattttttcttgccgtaagaatattttttgcaattttgaatgaaaacgaaaattttcttggttcaagagcaaaattttcttaaatttagtaatcttggcataagatttttttttattcaaccaatataatatatgtttcttgaagtaaaaaatattttcttaaagtgagaaaaataaatattttgccccaatatataatcaattgtccgaaaagtaaaatattctttcttgaagaataatttattttgaatcgagatgatttgtgactcgagtcaagaattaaaagtactcgATTCAATGGTAAGAAATATCTTGGCTTAAGTATTTGTTGTGTTGCGGCAAGTAAGCGTAGACGTTTGAACCAACAGCAACTGCGCTCATGGCTCaacgcaaaaattttattgggaAAGCTAACTGTACTATACTAAAGTGGCAGTAGTTTAGACTCTACATTGTACAGTATGTTAACTAGATATGGGTAAAGTGAACGAATGTTCAGGAAATGGTCGGGTAGCATAACTGGTAAAGCTCTCGCGTGATGCCGAATCGGTCTCGGTTCGAATCCTACCATaagcaaacaatttatttttctcaatttgttCATAAGCCATTTAATCGAGAGAGTTTATTCCTTATCCTCTCTACTGCTGTATTGCCGTGTTCTAAATATACGCATACACTTTCCTGcttgacaatatttaatatttagatTAGGTTagattcactgaaaaatataggtcgatatatttttttaagtagagtcatttatttttttgaatcgagACTAGAATTTGtttaagtcaagaaaaaaaatcatcaatgggagaattttatgtcttccgttaagtaaatatttgcatgattcgaaaaaagttattttattaagctaagattataatttatttaaatcaaaattaaaattttctcattacgATAGACCGTTGTCTTGAGTCGATAATGTAGTTTTCTCAAACTGAGAGTAAATGTTCTTCTGTCacgcaaaaaaagttcttggtttgagatgttgatatatattgtgacaacTTACTATACTCACCAACCAAGACAGAAAAGTATTTTGTTTTGATAGTTTGTTTTACTTggttagaaacaaaatatatttgacttgaaataaatattcttaaaccaagattatttaacttgaattaaaatttaattattcttgatacaatatttttttaatattagtcgaagaaaatgttctcggattaaaaaaacccaattactcagcccaagaataaaaaaatgaaggcgaaaattatcttgggccaagtcaacctttttttctgtgtatatgataatcatatataataatttatacgtttaatattataataatccatatcatttataatatGTGTAAGTATATACATGTGATAttgtatcaaaaattatatgtccgttttatacattaatttataacgaatgcaaaaatttgagaaaagtcgaaaaaaaatattttttcattttgcttatgattacacaattaaaggaacaagttttgttcctttaattgttttgcaaAACTTTGATCGATCCACCCCGAAAAATGGCTCGATGgatcagtttaaaaatttgtagggTTATTCtgggtacattaagctaaaaaTTTCCTGgcaacattattatttttatcgatatttgcagagtagcggttgatttactaaaaatccaaaaaaagtcatttttcgtactCAGTTAtaatggatgttaaaaatacaaaaaaatttttttttaaaaatgatgagagggtcttgtagagaatttattcaagtttttaatgCTGCCCTTCAATTTACTGTGCGTTCATTGGTAAATGAAATATCGATGATTAAACCCAAAAGGACATTTTTCGTTTGAAGCCTGATATCTCAACAAGTTATTGTACGAATctcaaaaaaatgcaaatcaaagctgattaaatttgctaactgaaaaatttttgtctcgcggtatttcttATGTTTACGCAATGGCTGAaggtttaagaaaaatttgatgaaaatgcgtcgaaactagagatttcaagctacaaaatgctttttttatttttcgaaattattattttccacaAAGTTACAACCTTACgaaaatcagtaaaaaatttctaaaatttttctgttcctttaatttatgtcATGAGTGTACTTTTCCGAAAATTAGATTACAGTACTACCTCAGTAAGTTACGACGATTTGGGACCGTCGTAATAGTTTAAGGGGCAATAAAAGTATTAGTCTCGATTGATCTGGAGCTAGAAAGGGTATGTAGGTGTGAGGGATCGTTAGTGTCTGTAAATCcaggcaaaaaaatttatcagtaacatttaatttttcatttctcgaaatcaatataaataattattatttaattttacttgcaataatgagtcaaataaattttttcttaaataaataaatttttaacaattgttttattagaaaaaaaataatgattaagtaaataatattagaaattttaaatattcatttgttttatgattaatattaaatctgaTATTAAGTTAAAACTTAAGTAACGGCTGGATGGGTTATCTTAAAGtctaataaactaaattaactcaaaatttatcgattgtatattttttacaatttttgcatGTCCACATTACCCCTCAAAATCTCATGAAATGATCAGctactttataaaatacaataaacatACTCTCACACACACACTATGAGACTGAAATGTAATATGAGGGTCTCAGGtagttcgaaaattttttttggtggtTTAGGGTTAAGCACGGGTtgtaaaaatgagaaaattcgtAATAGTGTAAGGTCGTAACTTACTAAGGTAGTACTGTacttaaattcataataaaaatttgaaaacctCCAATTAATATTTGCtcacaaaaaaatacattaatggACAGCCAAATGAATTCTGTACAAAAAAGACCTGATACCCGATTCCCATAAAATGAACCAGAACCAAGGAAATTAAAGGAAACAAATCAACAAATTCGTCCGTCAAAACCATTTGAGTTATGAATCCCTTTGTCTTTTATGACTTTGCCAATCACCTACCTAGTACCCTTGAATCTCAACCCTCGCTCAAACTACAAGTCCAAGTAACCACTCTACCCTTCTAACCATTTATGCCCCCAAAAATCCCTGTCCAAGTGCCTGTAATTTCATACCCTAGCTACACCCTCTACCCGACTCCTAACGGATATACATTAAACCAACGCATTAGGGGATCTTCATAAGTACTGGGAAGCTCTCTTGATGTATGACTATGCAAGGGTATCACAGAATATTTAACCACcggaataaaatatttttactcctCGACATTTCGTCCTTCTTTGCTTTGATACGAGGGACAGGTTCATGACCTGATGAGTCACGTCGACCTAAACTGCATCACAAATTGTCCAATCCCTGCTACTATTTTGAGGTAAGGGGACatttacttatattatatattacagtGTATGTTGGggtgtcattttatttataatagtcTATGTTTGATAAGATATTGTCCGGGGTAAAGTAAAGTAACTTTTTCAAACTCAATATCGgtacttgttttatttaatagacatttgtatgatttattaactatttcaTGCTTTCTATCttcatttttacttgaaaactCAATGGATGTCTATTATTTAGGGTCTGTATCACGCCCATGAGATTAAACATGATGTGAGAAAGTTATCAGCTGATTGTAATGGTGATACAGTTTTTGATGAAATTCGTTTTCAGATCTCTGAGATTGTCCGTATTGTtgatatctaaatatttagGTGGTTTGATGATGAATCTATGGTGACGCATGAGAAAAACAAGTTTTAGAGATAAGGGGGTGCAAGGGGTGGCAAAAAggaatgatgataaattttttattaaatcgttACGGGATATTGCGATAGCTACTGCAGAAAAAATCAGCAAATATGGTGctgaataatttaacttgTGGTTATCGACtgcagtaaaaataatatttttagaatcacAGCTAACTCTATAATTTGGGTTTCGCAGATTGGACACTATATAGTAAACTTTTCTTAATATCTTCATTTCTGCACCATTTAGACGGAtatgacttgaaaaatttgtacCTATCCCAAACCGTTTGAAGAACTGGAGTGAACTTGACGATATGAATGAGGTTATGTTCAATAAGGTGTGTCCAAAAAATCGACTAaggttttttttcgaataaccGTGGAATTCTGTCAGAGGGTgtcaaaataaagtttttgggaaaatatgagctcttaatattgacaTTTAGAGGTCGCgaatcgtaattttttattttacatttaaataacatggaaaaaaaaattttaagcttggaattttataccttggcaatggctcattgtacagaTGAGCTCGGGATTTATGTTTGTAGGAAGTCAAaaactctacaaaaaaagtctcttattattttttaataaatccatccattcaaaagttattagagatgaaattcaaatctataataaatttccagatcttcttactttttcagcaaaactatcagacttatcaaaaaatgtcatagaatcttttttgtagagaattttattttctacaaattagtattaattaatttttttcgaattctgcattgttttctagttatttcgaTTTTAATGCCAGgttcttaaaatcgatcagaacactatttttttaggagcttggcattaaaatggaaataactagaaaacaatgcagaattcgaaaaaaattaattaatactaatttgtagaaaataaaattgtctacaaaaaagattttatgacattttatgataagtccaatagtttcgccggaaaagtagaATGATCTCGAAATTtgctctaacttgacttcgagctcggataacttttgaacggatggatttatcaaaaaatgataaaaaactttttttgtagagcgtttaattctcgataaaaatatgtcctGAACTTATCTATTCAAGGAGCCATCGCCtaggtataaaattccaaacttaaaaatttttttttcccatgatatttaaatggaaaatagaaaatcgtgGATCGCcacctttaaattttaatattaaggtcTCATATTTTAACAGGGTCTTTGTCTAGAGATACTCtgtcgatttttcaatgttcttcaagaaaaaaaaagtcgattttttgaaacactctaatatatatatatatatatatatatatatatatatatatatatatatatatatatatatataatttttcaccaatagtattttttagaACCTACTTGAGTCAAATAGATAGAAAAtgtcaaaatcatttttgtaaaattgcgtcatgaggacaaatacaacagtcagatttttataaaatctactaaTATAAGACTTCTATCATAATTGTGTGACAGAAGTATCTTCGAAAACattaaagaatttaaacattaattattctatacaaattattcaatcaaaatttatctAGTATCCGAAATTCGCCAAAAATCGTACCTCTAACCCACAATAatagtctaaaaaaaaaaattcttaataataattatattgctaATACTTAccttgactattttttttttcttcaaaaataaattataattaattaaattattgaacttAAAGCTAACCTTAAATCCATGGAAATTGGATCTTAAAACTTAATATCTAcaaacttattaaaatttaaaccttctaaaaataaatccctATTTTTTACCctctaatattttttgtcaccCCGAAAAAAATCTTCCccacgaaaaataaaattgccaaTAACCCCTTGTTTAATAAACTCCCCAAACAATTCGCTACGGAAAATTTACCGCGCCCTAACCTCAACaaattaccataaaaaaaaacttttttacacgaatcatattttctttattacaaGCATATAAAACACGTTTACAattaacataataaaaaattaattactaaaacaTTAATCTTCATCCGTGTCTTCGATTTCTTGCTTAACCTCGACCTTCTTCATCTTATGTATTGTTTGAACCTTATCTTGAAAAAgcggatttttaaatttcaaatcctCCGGAAAATCAACTTGTtgttcatcatcatcaaaagTCTTCTTGCTTTCATTTTTACACTTATCACTAGTTTTATGCCtattgataacaattttaCCGGAAGATTTAACGTTAACAGCTCGAAAAGGTTTTCTTTCTTTACCAGTCGCCATTACACAAGTCATACTTTCGCCATCTTGACAAGGAACCCAGCAGTATTTctcattacttattttaaacttttttttattactatcaaaATCAATGTTAACTCCAACTAAATCATGAGGATTTAAATGACGCggaatatcaattaaaaataattcgtcATCCTCATTAATGTCACCCAAAGTAAAAGAAGCTTCTgaacgatttaaaattaatttttcctcaTTAACGAATTCTTCAAGTGATCTATAAGGTTCTTTTGAATTTCCCGCTTCAAGTGAGTTAAAACCACGAGAGGAATTTACATGACCATTGGATTCATTTAAAtccatttcaaatttatccatccttatatttttagaatttttcaatatactttTATGTTCAGAAGATATTACTCCTAATTCTGGTACAAAACGTTTTGACGGGCTTGTTATTGATGTATTAATAGTTATTGACTTACGGCTTTTAGGTTTTGATGATTCGTGGACGTTCAAAAAAACCATTGACTCATTTAAAGTTGTGTTCAACTCTGTTAGTTTGTCATTATCACTAATcaccattttatttattttcactttttattttttaattaattagtcatttagttgtttattaaattagttttactttttctttcaCGCACGTGGTTATTGAGCAATGTTTTGTTTACTAGGTTACAGACATCACTTCCAGAATATGGGTAAGTTAGAGCAAGTAGTTGTAGGTTGCGATGGTAGATGGCGCCAGTAGTTGCGTTTTGGAATTATATAGAATGCTcttctaataaataataacgaaaTAAGATGTTTcaagatttgtttttttggGTTGATAAATTAAGGACATTTTCGATTTTGAAGTataataaactattatttatcaaaaaatatatattatgattataaaacaattaattaatttttttttattatttgaccATTCAAGGGAGGCTGATTTGAAAACAGGGGGAAAATAAGTtagtaaaacaaatttttatttaaatattggcgggaaatttaaaaaagcatggaaagaatgaaaattttcaatggcgggaaattgtgaattttttttttttaaattaaaaaaatttgaaagttaaattttttaaaattgaaaactcaaaataaaaaatttataaaattctagtTCAAAGAATATTGAGGGATTTTCAGAGGTACAATACTACCTTGGTAAGTTACGATCTTACACTATTacgaattttctcatttttacaACCCGTGTTTAACCCTAAACCAACCCTAAACTCAACCCTgattaacggtgagttttattgactggctaaatcaagtacaatattaattattactggagccctaatatttaatgcagtatgtatgattgttataaaaaatacatcaaatatagataaactctaatttaaatcataaaaaataaatttttgtttttagttttttttttaaattatttttctagtataacctcaaatgatttattttgtttctattctttagttcaaaatatttattttcattgaatattcaatcatttttaaattttaaatacattttacattatgggtgtgatatagcacacatcagacaaatttaaaattattaataaatcgagtaaataattaataatataaaattaaaaaaaatgcgaattcaaaaaattttgaaattaatagtgctttttttgtaaatattatttttttaattatttatcttatttatttataattttaaagttctctgatgtctgctacattcatactcgttttacattaatattatttaataattattaatattttcactatgaATAAATGCagaaaataacttattttatttactgttccggtattaggacaaccgaattcccgtattgggacaaggctatttcagcgttccggtattgagtcttttgggtgtcataaaaaaaatttttttttatattaaatttaagaaaaatgaactaatttgattatttttgaattggtaaatgtctattctatgatgtaataaattattttggtttataatttattcgaatatttttaaaacgataaaaatcagtaatatacccttcgtcgttccggtattgggacatttaccttactCCATTTTACccgcaaaaaatataaatttttttttcaccgcagttaaaatttttttttattcactttgaaaaccattgaagaaaaaaatatttaacatatttGAATCTCTAAAAACACTGTTAAGTTAAGTGCTccgcccccccccccctttctTCTTCCATTAGATTAAtcacttattaaaaaagtatatattgataaaaaaaattatcttcattAGCATGATCGGaatttcacaataaaaaatatgtagggcaatataaatatatagatatcaGGATGCGTGACTAACtgtgtaaaaattacagtattaAATCACAATTTAAGTACTCCAGAATATA encodes the following:
- the LOC103570378 gene encoding uncharacterized protein LOC103570378 yields the protein MVISDNDKLTELNTTLNESMVFLNVHESSKPKSRKSITINTSITSPSKRFVPELGVISSEHKSILKNSKNIRMDKFEMDLNESNGHVNSSRGFNSLEAGNSKEPYRSLEEFVNEEKLILNRSEASFTLGDINEDDELFLIDIPRHLNPHDLVGVNIDFDSNKKKFKISNEKYCWVPCQDGESMTCVMATGKERKPFRAVNVKSSGKIVINRHKTSDKCKNESKKTFDDDEQQVDFPEDLKFKNPLFQDKVQTIHKMKKVEVKQEIEDTDED